A window of the Agrococcus jejuensis genome harbors these coding sequences:
- a CDS encoding DNA-formamidopyrimidine glycosylase family protein, which translates to MPEGDTVWRTARSLHEVLAGQTLTTFDLRVPQHATADLAGSTVREVVARGKHILHRIDEPGGDAWTLHTHLKMDGSWHRYRAGSRWQRPAYTVRAVLDTAEWQTVGYLLGVVDLVRTADEDTVVGHLGPDLLGRDWDAQVAAANLASDPEREIGVALLDQRNLAGLGTIYRAELCFLRGVSPWRPVGEVDDLPGMVALARRIIGANRARVERTFTGSLRRDRYWVYGREHEACRRCGTTIERGHLGPPTMERVAYRCPVCQP; encoded by the coding sequence ATGCCCGAGGGCGACACGGTCTGGCGCACGGCGCGCTCGCTGCACGAGGTGCTCGCGGGCCAGACGCTCACGACGTTCGACCTGCGCGTGCCGCAGCACGCGACGGCCGACCTCGCCGGCTCGACCGTGCGCGAGGTCGTGGCGCGAGGCAAGCACATCCTGCACCGCATCGACGAGCCCGGCGGCGACGCCTGGACGCTGCACACCCACCTGAAGATGGACGGCTCGTGGCATCGCTACCGCGCCGGGTCGCGCTGGCAGCGCCCGGCGTACACGGTGCGGGCGGTGCTCGACACGGCCGAGTGGCAGACGGTCGGCTACCTGCTGGGCGTCGTCGACCTCGTGCGCACCGCCGACGAGGACACGGTCGTCGGCCACCTCGGCCCCGACCTGCTCGGCCGGGACTGGGATGCGCAGGTCGCGGCCGCCAACCTCGCGAGCGATCCGGAGCGCGAGATCGGCGTCGCGCTGCTCGACCAGCGCAACCTCGCCGGGCTCGGCACGATCTACCGCGCCGAGCTGTGCTTCCTGCGCGGCGTCTCGCCGTGGCGCCCGGTCGGCGAGGTCGACGACCTGCCGGGCATGGTCGCGCTCGCCCGGCGCATCATCGGCGCGAACCGCGCCCGCGTCGAGCGCACCTTCACGGGCTCGCTGCGCCGCGACCGGTACTGGGTCTACGGCCGCGAGCACGAGGCGTGCCGCCGCTGCGGCACGACGATCGAGCGCGGTCACCTCGGCCCGCCGACGATGGAGCGCGTCGCGTACCGCTGCCCCGTCTGTCAGCCGTAG